A stretch of DNA from Oryza brachyantha chromosome 4, ObraRS2, whole genome shotgun sequence:
AATAATGATCCTTTGTCTAAACTAAAGGGGGCTGGTATTGTacccacacacacaaaaaaaaactgtcaaaAATAAATGGATAAATGATTCATTCTGCACGCAGTTTATCGTCGTAGGATCTTTACAGCAGCCATGGGAGATGCATATTTCTATGTGCTGCACTATGATTACACTCTTGATATGAGGCTGCTATTTTATTTCTCCCATCCTTATCATCAAGAACACAAAAGGCTAGCGGCCGCCAGTTCCAAGAACACCCCGAATCATGTTCTTTTCCCACCATTTCAGTAAAATCAACCACGCAGATACATGGCTTACGCATGCTCGCCGCCAGCGATGCCAACATGAAACGAGGCGATGCAGAGTGAGCTCCAGGAAGTCGACAGAGAAATTAACATAACCCAAGCAGTCGATCCTCTCGCTGTTCCAAAGTATCATGGCAATACGACATTGTGTACAAAACATACATCATACACGAGTAGTTCCTCTGCAGTGCAGAAGGAAGGCACTGGAAAACAAGTGTGCCGCTCTCACTGGTCCTGCAGCCACGAAATGTGCTGCCACCACCCCCGAGCTGTTCATCGTTCATCAATCATATACATTGCTCTCCGATTGCTACAACACGCACGCACCGGTGCAGGTGCAGTTCTCCCTCCATTACGGTTACACGAAGAAAAGCGATCCGAAGCAGAGGCTAAGCTGTTCGTCGTTCAGCCGAGCTTCTGGCTGACGAGGCCCTGGATGGAGCCGACGAGCGCGAAGGCGCTGACGAGGAGGCACACGACGCTGAACGCCTGCAGGGCGACCCACCGGGGCGACCACCTGGGGACCTGCCTCTGGATGAAGTACATCTCCACGGGGAAGTAGATGGCGAGTGGCCAGAAGTTGAGCGCGCCGAGCAGCGCCAGCACCTCGTTGAAGTAGGGGAAGGCGAGCGCCACCACCGTCGTGCTCGCCACGTACAGCGTCCGGAAGCACACCCGCAGGAGGTTCACCCTccacggcggcagcagcggcagcttCACGGTGTGGAAGTCGTTCACGAACCGGCTCGCCGGGAACCGCTCCGCGAAGAACCTGTCCGCGAACTGGTATATCGGCTGGCTGTACACCTGAAAAGAGAAGGGAAGGTTTTTGAAGGAATCCACGGCAATTGTGTCACCGGCAACGTTCCTGTAgcttcagaattttttttcagttcagCGACACTTGAGTTGTGTTGTTTCTTGGGCGCACCTGGTAGCCGCCGAGCAGGTGGAGGATGATGCAGGCGTTGGCGAAGTCGATGAGCCAGTAGGGCTCGTAGAAGCCGAAGCCGGTGAGGAGGTTGCCCGGCGCGTCGCTCCCGAAGGCGGCGTAGCCGAAGCAGCCGCAGCAGAGGTAgaagaaggtggtgacgacgaTCGAGATGATGGACGCCTTCTTCATCGTCTTGTTCTCGGCTGGTGGAGCCTTCAGGGTGTCCTGCACCGGTACAATCGTAATGGAAGAAGTCGTCATCGACTATATACTATACTGTACTATCCTATCCTGAATCTGTAGCTCTGACTATGCAACGCACCTGAATTTCCAAGAGGATTAAGGAGTACGGGTATGCGAACGCGATATCACCGATGGCTTGCGAGACGTGCCATATCTTCTGCACAGGTGTTCTCGTTGGAGCACCCGTTATGCTTCCTTTGATTGTTCCATTAGCTGAAGAAcagcaacaaaattttcagcTTACTATAATATCAACGTTTCATAAAACACACTCAATGTTTAGTTGCAGTTACATGCTCTGTGCTCTGAAAAACTTAAGATTGGAGCCTGAAACCAaaccgggggggggggggggggggggggggg
This window harbors:
- the LOC102718356 gene encoding probable amino acid permease 7 isoform X2 gives rise to the protein MALGDGDDGAAAAPLISDRPKHVAVVRTGTQWTAAAHVITAVIGSGVLSLAWSVAQLGWVAGPGTMLVFAAVTALQSAMFADCYRSPDPEVGPHRNRTYAHAVERNLGGPSAWICLLLQKTALVGYGVAYTITTSISCRAILRSNCYHTHGHDAPCKYGGSYYMLMFGAAQLFLSFIPDFHDMAWLSVLAAVMSFSYSFIGLGLGLTNTIANGTIKGSITGAPTRTPVQKIWHVSQAIGDIAFAYPYSLILLEIQDTLKAPPAENKTMKKASIISIVVTTFFYLCCGCFGYAAFGSDAPGNLLTGFGFYEPYWLIDFANACIILHLLGGYQVYSQPIYQFADRFFAERFPASRFVNDFHTVKLPLLPPWRVNLLRVCFRTLYVASTTVVALAFPYFNEVLALLGALNFWPLAIYFPVEMYFIQRQVPRWSPRWVALQAFSVVCLLVSAFALVGSIQGLVSQKLG
- the LOC102718356 gene encoding probable amino acid permease 7 isoform X1 produces the protein MAVHHSLEVAGAGARARCDDDGHPPRTGTVWTCVAHIITAVIGSGVLSLAWSVAQLGWAGGPACMLVFALVTYVSAALLSDCYRHGGGGDDGKGPRNRSYMDAVRVFLGRKHTWACGSLQYASLYGCGVAYTITTATSMRAILRSNCYHTHGHDAPCKYGGSYYMLMFGAAQLFLSFIPDFHDMAWLSVLAAVMSFSYSFIGLGLGLTNTIANGTIKGSITGAPTRTPVQKIWHVSQAIGDIAFAYPYSLILLEIQDTLKAPPAENKTMKKASIISIVVTTFFYLCCGCFGYAAFGSDAPGNLLTGFGFYEPYWLIDFANACIILHLLGGYQVYSQPIYQFADRFFAERFPASRFVNDFHTVKLPLLPPWRVNLLRVCFRTLYVASTTVVALAFPYFNEVLALLGALNFWPLAIYFPVEMYFIQRQVPRWSPRWVALQAFSVVCLLVSAFALVGSIQGLVSQKLG